The genomic segment AGGGCTTCCGCTTCGCCCGCTACGCGCAGTACGCGATCGTCTTCGACCGCCTGTTCCGGTTCCCGGTCACCGGCGAGCGCAAGCGCAACTACGACGGGCTCGGCGGCCAGCTGCTGTTCGCCTACCTGCACCGCGAGGGCTACCTGCACTGGACCGACAACCGGCTGACGATCGACTGGAACCGCCTCGTCGAGGGCGTCGAGGGACTGCGCGCGGAGGTCCAGGACCTCTACCACTCGGGCATCGACCGCTCGAAGCTCGGGCAGTGGATCGCCGCGCACGACCTCGTCTCGCGCTACGTCCCCGCGGCCGAGGACTCGGTCTGGGACTCGGGCCACCGCGACCTGCCGAAGGTCGAGGAGCCCAAGCAGCTCGTCGACCTCGTCCTCCCCGACGAGTTCCCGCTGTCGCTCTTCTACGCCGGTCTCAAGCCGAAGCTCGCCGACGCGCTCGCGACGCCGGCGAGCTGACCGCGGTCACGGGCCGGCCGCGCGCGGCGTCCCGGCGGCGCGCTCAGGCGCCGACGATCAGTTCGGTCACGAGCCCTAGGACCTCGGCGCGGCTTCGCTCGCCGTGCCCGGCGGTGATGAAGTGCTCGCCGATCACGGCGGCGAAGGCGAGCGTGCTGCGCGCCTCGACCTCGTCGGGGTCCGCGTAAAGGGTCGCGAACTGCGAGCGCAGGTAGCCGAGGCGCTGCTCGTCGACGCCATGTAGGCGCCCCGCGACACCTGGGTCCGTCCGCGCCCAGGCCCGGACGGCGAGGTCGATCGGCAGCAGCTCGTCCGAGAAGGTCAGCGCGCCGGCGCGGCGGATCCGCTCGCCCGCCTCGCCGCCCTCGGACTCGACCAGGGCCACGACGTCATCGACGCTGCGTCGCTCCCACTCGTCGAGAAGCGTCGCGAGAAACGCGTCGCGGCTACCGAAGCGTCCATAGAACCCGCCCTTCGTGACACCGAGTCGCGTTGCGAGCGGCTCGACCCGAACGGCGTCGGGCCCGCCGGCGACCAGCCCTTCGAAGCCGGCCTCGACCCAGCGCTCATGCGAGGTCACGGTCGCCGCCGGCATCGATGTATACGCTAGCGTATGCTTCGGCGAACCGGGCGAAAGAGCCGACTCGGACGAGCGACGGCGTCGGCCCGACCGGCGCGGAGGTGCCAGATGCGAACCACCGCAGGACCGAGCCGACGTGAGGCGCGCCCGTCTGCGACCGCCCCCTCGGGCTCGTCGCGCTCGGCCCACGCCGACCCGATCGCCGACTTCGGGCCCGACTACCTCGACCGGTTCTCGGTCGGCGCCGACCCACGCGACCTTCCAGCGCGTGACTGGGCGCGCCGCTCGCTCGCCGGCGCCGAGGCCGCGAATGCCGCGTTCGGCCGCCTCGTCTGGGGCGGGCTGCTCGGCTTCGATCTCGACCGCGGCGCCCCCGGGACGATGTTCGGCTGGCGGGTCACCGGCGACTCCCCCGACGAGCTCGTCATCGACACCGACGGCTCACGGATGGCCGGCCGGATGGTCTTCGCGCACTTCGAGGGCGAGCTCGTCTGGACGACGATGCTGCGCTTCCATGGCTCGGCGGGGCGTCGCATCTGGGGCGTCGCGGGCAACGCCCATCGCTTCATCGCACCGCGCGCGCTCGAGTCGGCGAAGCCGTCGCGCTAGCGCGGCTCGCGCCACATGCGCCAGAGCGTCGGTCCGTCGTCGGGCAGTGCGAACTCCTCGAAGACCTCGAAGCCGTGGCGCACGTAGAGGTCGCGACTCCGCGCGGAGCTCGCCGTGAGGTGCGCCGGCGCCTCCGCGGCGTCGACCTCGGAGAGCTTCGCCTCGAGCAGTGCCGAGCCGATCCCGCGGCTGTGGGCCGCCGGGTCGACGCCGATCACGTCGAGGTACCAGTAGGGCTGGTCCGGCAGGCCGGCGAGCAGCTTCGCCTCGGTGCGGACCGATCGCAGCGGTCGGCGCCCGAACACCCGCAGTGCCATCGGCAGCTGGCGCAGGCCCGTCCAGCCGCCGATCGGATAGCCGCCCGGCGGCGCCCAGAGCGCGGCGCCGCGCCCGGCGGCGCTGAACACCTCGCCGATCTCGAAGTAGTCGCGAACGACGCGTCTGAACAGCACCGGCAGCAGTCGCGGCCGGTGCTCCTCGGGAACGAGATGGAGCATCACCGCGTCCGTGGAGAACGCCGCCGCGAGCGTCGTCACGAGCCGCGGCAGCTCGGCGTGGTCGGTCACGCGGCCGACCGTCGCCGATTCACCCGCGGTCCCCGCTCCGGCGGTCGCGCCCATCGCTCCCGGCTCCGGCCGCGACTCAGGTCTCGCGGTCGGCGAGCTCCGCCGCGACCGAGCGGTCTCCGTCGAACGCGATCCGGCGGAGCTGCTCGCGGTAGGCGATGAGGCGCTCAGCCAGTCCGGCGTCCGAGACCGAGAGGATGCGGGCGGCGAGCAGGCCGGCGTTCTTGCTCGCGCCGATCGCAACGGTGGCGACCGGGATCCCGGCCGGCATCTGGACGATCGAGAGCAGCGAGTCGAGTCCGTCGAGGTTTCGAAGCGGCACGGGCACGCCGATCACGGGCAGGTGAGTCGTCGCCGCCAGCATGCCCGGCAGATGGGCGGCACCACCGGCACCCGCGATCAGGACCTGGAGACCGCGGTCGGCGGCGCTCTCGCCGAACTCGATCATCTCGCCCGGGGTCCGGTGGGCGGACACGACCCGAACCTCGGAGGACACCCCGAACTCGTCCAGGACGTCGACGGCACCGCGCATCGTCGGCAGGTCGGAGCTCGAGCCCATGACCACGCCCACGCTCACCCGTTCGCTCACGCTTCCCCTCCCGTCTCGAGGATCGCGGCGCAACGCCGCGCGTTGTCTTCGGCCGCGTCCAGCGTCGGGCCGAGT from the Thermoleophilia bacterium SCSIO 60948 genome contains:
- a CDS encoding TetR/AcrR family transcriptional regulator — translated: MPAATVTSHERWVEAGFEGLVAGGPDAVRVEPLATRLGVTKGGFYGRFGSRDAFLATLLDEWERRSVDDVVALVESEGGEAGERIRRAGALTFSDELLPIDLAVRAWARTDPGVAGRLHGVDEQRLGYLRSQFATLYADPDEVEARSTLAFAAVIGEHFITAGHGERSRAEVLGLVTELIVGA
- the purE gene encoding 5-(carboxyamino)imidazole ribonucleotide mutase; the protein is MGSSSDLPTMRGAVDVLDEFGVSSEVRVVSAHRTPGEMIEFGESAADRGLQVLIAGAGGAAHLPGMLAATTHLPVIGVPVPLRNLDGLDSLLSIVQMPAGIPVATVAIGASKNAGLLAARILSVSDAGLAERLIAYREQLRRIAFDGDRSVAAELADRET
- a CDS encoding GNAT family N-acetyltransferase, with amino-acid sequence MGATAGAGTAGESATVGRVTDHAELPRLVTTLAAAFSTDAVMLHLVPEEHRPRLLPVLFRRVVRDYFEIGEVFSAAGRGAALWAPPGGYPIGGWTGLRQLPMALRVFGRRPLRSVRTEAKLLAGLPDQPYWYLDVIGVDPAAHSRGIGSALLEAKLSEVDAAEAPAHLTASSARSRDLYVRHGFEVFEEFALPDDGPTLWRMWREPR